A region of the Marinitoga hydrogenitolerans DSM 16785 genome:
ACTATATCCCCTTCTTTATTATATGTGCATGGCCAAACATTTAAAAAATCAACAACATTTAAATTTTTTTCTAAAATATTTTTTAATGTTTCAAGATATATTTTACCGTATTTTTCTAGAGAAGGAATATTTTTCTTTGTATATGAACAGAATCCATCTGGATGACTTAATAAACCAATATTAAAAATAAATTTCTTTTTTAATGCAGTAATACCAAAAATATTTATTAAATCTTCTAGCATTTTTGAATGACCTTCATAAAAATTTATATTATCTATAACACTATGTAATATAATTATTGATGTAGTCTTTTCTAAAATTATTTTTATTGTATTAATTATATAATCCCAACTATTATTAATATTTTCAGATTTCCTTCTTAAATTATGTATTTCTTTAGGTCCATCAATAGTTATTTGAACAAACTTAATTTTATTACTTTTCAAAACATCTATCATTTTTTCAGAATAGCTGACACCATTTGATATTAGATTAAAATTTTTCACAGGAAGATTTAACTTTTCAGATCTTTCAATCATTGAAGAAATATATTTCGGATATAATGATGGTTCTCCACCGAAAAAGGTTACAACAATTTCTTCACTATGTAATAATTCTAACAATTTTTTCCATACTTCAATTTTCTTTTCTGGTGATTGAGGAACAATATGCTCAGACTTATATGTATTTTGTCGCATACAATAACTACATTCCAAATTGCAATCCAAAGTAACTGTATCAGTAATAGAAAGTGTATAATTTGTATATTTTATCTTATTTGTGATATAATAATACAAATTTTTTTCGCTAAAGTCTTTTTTTACTAAAATTCCTTCATTAATAAAAAAATCTATATTATCAAGATTATTATTAATATTTTTCAATTTTTTTGCTGTATCAAAATCTAATTCTATATAATTTCTAAGAAGAAGATTATAAAATACATCTTTATTTTTAATTTTTTTATTTATTAAATATTTAGAGTAAACATACCCCATTTTTAATACCTCCCTGCAAATATTATGAAAGTCGGCCGACTTTTTATTTAGTTATTATTGGGTTAAATCCGCACATCTTTGACTTCTATTTGTACATCCTCCTAATGGAATTTTGCCTGAAACTATTCTTTTTAAGATATTCATTACTCTCGCTCCTTTCAAAAAATTTTTTTTTAGTTTTTTCCAACCGGTTGGTAAGGTGTATAAATTTTGTTATAATATATAAGGCCCTTTTTTCAAAACTTACTCAGAAATTTCATTTTGAATTTGATGATTGTATGAATCGGTTGTGTATTCTTTATCATTATCTCCTGCAAATAAGATTGTTGAAAATAACAGAATTCCTATAATTATTAATATAATAGTTTTTTTCATTATCCCACCTCCCTGTTTTCATTTTACCATTTCTAACATGACTTTCAAGTGTTTTTTTATTTTTTATAAATCCTTATTTTATCAGCGTTTTATAATTTCACAATTTCACAATATTTGTAAAAACAAATATTGTTACATTTTAATAATATTATAATTTTTATTAATTTTACTTATTTTGTGCTTTTTTGTGAATGATATAATTTTTATGATTTGTTAAATAATTAAAGGAAGAATATTGGTAAATTTTTAGTAAAGATATTATTTCTCGTGTATTAAGGAGATGGTTTTAATGAAAAAAAATAAAATAAAAAATGTTCTCAATATTATAAGATTTGGTATCTACTCAATCCCGATT
Encoded here:
- a CDS encoding radical SAM/SPASM domain-containing protein — its product is MGYVYSKYLINKKIKNKDVFYNLLLRNYIELDFDTAKKLKNINNNLDNIDFFINEGILVKKDFSEKNLYYYITNKIKYTNYTLSITDTVTLDCNLECSYCMRQNTYKSEHIVPQSPEKKIEVWKKLLELLHSEEIVVTFFGGEPSLYPKYISSMIERSEKLNLPVKNFNLISNGVSYSEKMIDVLKSNKIKFVQITIDGPKEIHNLRRKSENINNSWDYIINTIKIILEKTTSIIILHSVIDNINFYEGHSKMLEDLINIFGITALKKKFIFNIGLLSHPDGFCSYTKKNIPSLEKYGKIYLETLKNILEKNLNVVDFLNVWPCTYNKEGDIVIAPNGDLYNCISGIGIDKFKICTYDEIINKPENFLRKYSQFLENKFTDELCEDCKYLPICNGGCRYNIYINKAKKDCWKAFHNKVYEELLSLYFKYKEQVKI